From Lewinellaceae bacterium:
CCTCATTAGGTTTCAACACATAACTCACCCAACGCCCATTCGGGGAAAGCCGGGGGCCTTCGATCTGCTTCCAGGCGGCGATGTCCTCTTGGGCCAGGGCCTTTTTTTGGCCCTGCGCGGAAAGCAGAGAGAAGAAAATAAGGTGCAAAAGGGTGAAAAATATTCTTTGGCTCATGAACAGCGTTTTGTTTCGAATAGATTATAAGGAAGTCGGAAGTTGGAAGTCGGAAGTCGGAATAGGCCTCCGAATAGGCTCCCAAAGTCCGTTTTCCCGATTTCCGATTTAAACGCCGGAGCGTCCAAAGTCCAGAACAAAAACGGATGGGGTTGGTTTGGAAGCAGGTTGGCAAACAAATCAAAAAAATTTACTGGCTCGTGAGAAACGGGCAAACATCAAACGTCAAAAATTTCAACCGGCTGAGCAGACGCTTAAAATCAAAAATCGCAAATTTCACCCTGATGAACAGAAGGGCAAAAATCAAACATCGCGAATCGAACATCAAAAATCGCCACAACCCCCTCCCCGTTTCACGCCTCGCCCGGCCGGTTCCTTTCCCGTGCCAGGGCTATAGATTCTATCGTCTGGGCAAAGCCGGGATACTGGGAGATGACCTCCCTGAAAGGATCTTTGGAAAGAGCGTACATATCGCAGTAATCTTCAGCAATGACGGTGGCGGTGCGGGGCATGTTGAGGAAAAGCGCCACTTCTCCGAAGCAATCTCCATCGGAGAGCCGGGAAAATACTGATTTTCCATCCGGGGCCACCACTTTTACGTGCCCCTGGATGATAAAGTACATCTCTTCCCCGATCTCCCCGGCGCGAAAGATATAGTCTCCTGGCGTGAATACAACCGGGACCAGGTGGATGGCTATGGATTCAATAAATTCCTGGCTGGCGAGGCTAAACATGGGAATGCGCTCCAGAATGTCCTTTTTTAAATACAAAGCGACCTGCATTTTCAGAGAGTGAGGCAAGCCATCCAGGAAATCGGACTCGTCAAACCCGAGCCGTTTTCGCCACTTATAAGCGTAATAATCGTGGATGCGGCGTTGAAGGCCGGGCGGCAAAGAACGGTATTTTACAGCAACCGACAATTTTTCCATATTGTCGAGGTAATGCTCGCGCGCAGGGTCCTTTTTAGAAAGGAGCCGGGCAATATTCCCAATGAGAAAACCAAAGAAACCCAACCCCATCAACATGGCAAAAATAGCATATAACCTTTCGAGGCGGGTGACGGGGGTGATATCCCCATAGCCCACCGTAGTGATGGTGGTGACGCTCCAGTAAAGCGCATCGATGTATCGTCCCACATCATCATTGGGCTGTTGGTCCACTATA
This genomic window contains:
- a CDS encoding cyclic nucleotide-binding domain-containing protein, whose protein sequence is MQNRALAKFLLPGLSTFLLMISGLFRKPFVRNAWEFIIVLITAVLAIYLPFKFAVGEQVAFYAGLEVTVTLIFLIDLAWLTFQFRNEGITHYFATARARPFYLQSWFAMNLLAAVPFIFFAPWGFWAFRLLKLVRASNILERWRLKNLQYSDRLTLLYLVIVLAIIIHWITCGWIVIHIVDQQPNDDVGRYIDALYWSVTTITTVGYGDITPVTRLERLYAIFAMLMGLGFFGFLIGNIARLLSKKDPAREHYLDNMEKLSVAVKYRSLPPGLQRRIHDYYAYKWRKRLGFDESDFLDGLPHSLKMQVALYLKKDILERIPMFSLASQEFIESIAIHLVPVVFTPGDYIFRAGEIGEEMYFIIQGHVKVVAPDGKSVFSRLSDGDCFGEVALFLNMPRTATVIAEDYCDMYALSKDPFREVISQYPGFAQTIESIALARERNRPGEA